A region of Bicyclus anynana chromosome 17, ilBicAnyn1.1, whole genome shotgun sequence DNA encodes the following proteins:
- the LOC112057791 gene encoding ubiquilin-1 — translation MAEGQDEPKKITITVKTPKEKQQVEIEEDSDIKKLKEVLGSKFNSEPEQLCLIFAGKIMNDGDTLKQHNIKDGLTVHLVIKTPPRPEPEGATRRPPADISATPFGLNSLGGLAGLESLGLGQSTFMDLQARMQQELLSNPDMLRQVLDNPLVQQMMNDPENMRSLITSNPQMQDLMSRNPEISHMLNNPELLRQTMELARNPAMLQELMRSHDRALSNLESIPGGYNALQRMYRDIQEPMLNVASSMAGNPFSGLVDNSDGTNPQQGAENRQPLPNPWVRGNSNTPSSGVALGGVGLGGVAPPPGFMNPPGMQSLLQQMSENPRLVQSMLSAPYTNSMLEAFAADPEMASQIINQNPIFANNPQLREQMTTMMPQLVAQLQNPDMQQLMTNPQALSALLQIQQGMELLRSAVPNLVNNFGFGPGGQTTSTTSAPPINAEAPARQVHQRNHSEIFSQFMQRMVASMGNNQNNTQQPPEQRYSQQLDQLTAMGFLNREANLQALIATFGDVNAAVERLLALGQLSMS, via the exons ATGGCAGAAGGCCAGGACGAACCCAAAAAGATTACAATAACTGTAAAAACACCTAAAGAGAAACAGCAAGTAGAAATCGAGGAGGACTCTGATATCAAAAAA TTGAAGGAAGTGCTGGGCTCCAAGTTTAACTCGGAGCCGGAGCAACTATGTCTCATTTTCGCTGGAAAAATAATGAACGACGGCGACACGCTGAAACAGCACAATATTAAGGATGGGTTGACAGTTCATCTTGTTATCAAGACCCCCCCGAGACCGGAACCCGAGGGGGCTACGAGGCGCCCGCCAG CTGATATTAGTGCTACTCCATTTGGATTGAACTCACTCGGTGGACTTGCTGGTCTTGAAAGCTTGGGACTTGGTCAGAGCACTTTTATGGATCTTCAG gCACGCATGCAACAAGAGTTGCTATCCAACCCAGATATGTTGAGGCAAGTCTTAGACAACCCACTGGTGCAGCAAATGATGAATGATCCGGAGAACATGCGTTCACTCATCACATCCAATCCTCAGATGCAGGACTTGATGTCT AGAAATCCAGAAATCAGTCACATGCTGAACAACCCTGAGCTACTCCGCCAGACAATGGAATTGGCACGCAACCCTGCCATGCTGCAAGAACTGATGAGATCCCACGACAGAGCCCTGTCCAACCTTGAGAGTATACCTG GTGGTTACAACGCATTGCAGCGCATGTACCGCGACATCCAGGAGCCAATGTTGAACGTGGCCAGCAGCATGGCAGGGAATCCATTCTCGGGACTAGTTGATAATTCAG ATGGCACCAATCCTCAGCAGGGCGCTGAGAACAGACAGCCACTGCCCAACCCCTGGGTGAGGGGCAACTCCAACACGCCGAGCTCTGGGGTCGCGCTCGGCGGGGTCGGGCTTGGCGGGGTCGCCCCGCCGCCAGGGTTCATGAACCCGCCGGGCATGCAGTCGCTGCTGCAGCAGATGTCGGAGAACCCGCGCCTCGTGCAGTCCATGCTGTCCGCGCCCTACACCAACAGCATGCTGGAGGCCTTCGCCGCCGACCCGGAAATGGCCTCCCAGATCATAAATCAG aACCCCATATTCGCCAACAACCCGCAACTACGGGAACAGATGACCACTATGATGCCGCAGTTGGTAGCCCAGCTGCAGAACCCCGACATGCAACAGTTGATGACCAATCCACAG GCATTGAGCGCGCTGCTGCAGATCCAACAAGGCATGGAGCTCCTTCGCTCCGCGGTGCCCAACCTCGTCAACAACTTCGGGTTTGGGCCGGGCGGACAGACTACGTCCACCACCTCCGCGCCGCCCATCAACGCCGAAGCTCCCGCGCGTCAAGTCCACCAACGAAACCACTCTGAGATATTCTCACAG TTCATGCAACGCATGGTGGCGTCCATGGGGAACAACCAGAACAACACGCAGCAGCCGCCGGAGCAGCGCTACTCGCAGCAGCTGGATCAGCTCACCGCCATGGGATTCCTTAACCGAGAAGCCAATTTGCAAG CTTTAATTGCAACATTCGGCGATGTGAACGCGGCAGTTGAAAGGCTACTGGCTCTCGGCCAGTTGTCCATGAGCTAA
- the LOC112057569 gene encoding GPI mannosyltransferase 2 — protein sequence MYSPRQKILWFAFSTRIFVLFLQVVSNVVLPDHKADVFVSPEDPTLRKSRLDVIVDIVLGGMKRWDAQYFVHIAQYGYTYENCLAFFPLFPLIVRYVAFILNSILGSFLNFHSLLLISSTFVNLLVFIKSADILHRLSVRILKSESRAYKSAILYCVNPASIFFSAPYSECLFAFLSFYTMFKCTENETLRFANIDITSALPTGLSMTARSNGIVNLGFILYASFKNVIERTLPEIVYKYKTLKHRIILPCLLLPLFTSSVALFMTVIVAIIPFVLVQTYNYFKFCIHSDHTLPEFLSSSEFVLPGTAESPWCNHTLPLSYSYVQSHYWDVGLFKYYRLKQIPNFILAFPIIFFILYNCLCYLKNNLRLCFRLGLRENIFNYGYPSKITYRQKQYCKTFGGNDPSYFVYVVHVMVLTVFCIAFIHIQVATRLLASASPVLYWICSSKMNVGPTPTSDQNTINEHFRRIGVGKRIPSHHLSIANLEGVDNMYSKWKTFLICRRMPDLQSQIIQLYFLGYLVVGTILFSNFYPWT from the coding sequence ATGTATTCTCCGCGTCAGAAAATACTCTGGTTTGCCTTTAGCACTAGGATTTTTGTGTTGTTTCTACAAGTTGTATCAAATGTTGTTCTACCAGATCACAAAGcagatgtgtttgttagtccaGAGGATCCAACCTTGCGTAAAAGTAGACTTGACGTTATAGTTGACATAGTTCTAGGTGGCATGAAACGATGGGACGCACAATATTTTGTACACATAGCTCAATATGGATATACTTATGAAAATTGTTTAGCATTTTTCCCTCTGTTTCCATTAATAGTAAGGTATGTtgcttttatattaaatagtattttaggtTCATTCCTCAACTTTCATAGTTTGCTGCTGATTTCATCAACATTTGTTAATTTACTAGTTTTTATCAAATCTGCTGATATCTTACATAGACTAAGTGtaagaatattaaaaagtgAAAGTAGAGCATACAAGTCTGCTATTTTATACTGTGTTAATCCGgcaagtatatttttttcagctCCTTATTCAGAGTGTTTATTTGCATTCCTATCATTTTATACAATGTTTAAATGTACAGAAAATGAAACCTTACGGTTTGCTAATATAGACATCACAAGTGCATTACCTACAGGGTTATCTATGACCGCCAGGTCTAATGGAATAGTCAATTTAGGATTCATTCTTTATGCTAGTTTCAAGAATGTGATAGAGAGAACTTTACCTGAAATTGTGTACAAATACAAGACTCTAAAGCATAGAATAATTCTTCCATGTTTACTTCTACCACTGTTTACATCTAGTGTAGCACTGTTTATGACTGTGATAGTAGCAATCATTCCATTTGTCTTAGTTCAAACGTACAATtactttaaattttgtattcacAGTGATCACACTTTGCCAGAATTTTTGTCCAGTTCAGAATTTGTATTACCAGGTACTGCTGAAAGCCCATGGTGTAACCATACACTGCCATTGTCATATTCTTATGTACAAAGTCACTACTGGGATGTTGGATTATTTAAGTATTACAGGCTAAAACAAATACCCAACTTTATACTAGCCTTTCCTATcattttcttcattttatatAACTGTTTATGTTATTTGAAAAACAATTTACGATTATGTTTTAGACTTGGCTTGagagaaaacatttttaattatggaTATCCAAGCAAaataacatacagacaaaaacaaTATTGTAAGACTTTTGGGGGTAATGATCCTTCTTATTTTGTGTATGTGGTCCATGTGATGGTGTTGACAGTTTTTTGCATAGCATTTATTCATATACAAGTAGCTACAAGGCTgctggcgtcagctagtccagTTTTATATTGGATATGCTCAAGTAAGATGAATGTTGGACCCACACCAACTTCAGATCAAAATACCATCAATGAGCATTTCCGCCGAATAGGAGTGGGTAAGAGAATTCCATCACACCATTTGTCCATAGCTAATTTGGAAGGAGTTGACAATATGTATAGCAAGTGGAAAACCTTTTTAATATGTAGGAGAATGCCAGatttacaatcacaaataatACAGTTATATTTTCTTGGGTATCTTGTTGTAGGTACTATTTTGTTTTCTAATTTCTATCCCTGGACTTGA
- the LOC112055491 gene encoding methyl-CpG-binding domain protein 2 isoform X2 produces the protein MMNISIEKKRSDCAALPKGWQREEVIRKSGLSAGKVDVYYYRGVRSDASLVPPIRQTASIFKQPVTVYKTQESKVKTDLKHGTQEKPKQLFWEKRLEGLTACDANGVIGTTSLPKYIKSLGPYISDATTIQSLATALHVSSQPITGQSGSKQTIMESPGVFLNPDQPLIAAVTITKDDLRRQEERVKRARLRLQEALAVA, from the exons ATGATGAATATTTCAATTGAAAAGAAACGGAGCGATTGTGCAGCGTTGCCAAAAGGATGGCAAAGGGAAGAAGTTATAAGAAAGTCTGGACTTTCTGCTGGAAAAGTAGATGTTTATTATTacag GGGAGTACGCTCAGACGCATCGCTCGTGCCTCCTATACGCCAAACGGCGTCCATATTCAAACAGCCAGTCACTGTGTACAAAACACAAGAGAGTAAAGTGAAAACTGATTTAAAACATGGCACACAAGAGAAACCCAAGCAACTTTTCTGGGAGAAACGTTTGGAG GGTCTAACAGCGTGTGACGCTAACGGAGTCATAGGCACCACATCTTTGCCTAAGTACATCAAATCGCTGGGACCATACATCTCAGATGCCACCACCATACAGTCATTGGCCACTGCTTTACATGTTTCGTCACAACCTATAACAG gTCAAAGTGGTTCAAAACAGACCATTATGGAGAGCCCCGGTGTTTTTTTAAACCCTGACCAACCGTTGATCGCGGCGGTCACTATAACGAAGGACGATTTGCGACGTCAAGAGGAGCGCGTCAAGCGGGCAAGGCTCAGACTGCAAGAGGCTCTAGCGGTTGCATAG
- the LOC112055491 gene encoding methyl-CpG-binding domain protein 3 isoform X1, with protein MMNISIEKKRSDCAALPKGWQREEVIRKSGLSAGKVDVYYYSPTGKKFRSKPELVRYLGDSVDLSCFDFQQGQINTMLLCKAKKARAQFDYRGVRSDASLVPPIRQTASIFKQPVTVYKTQESKVKTDLKHGTQEKPKQLFWEKRLEGLTACDANGVIGTTSLPKYIKSLGPYISDATTIQSLATALHVSSQPITGQSGSKQTIMESPGVFLNPDQPLIAAVTITKDDLRRQEERVKRARLRLQEALAVA; from the exons ATGATGAATATTTCAATTGAAAAGAAACGGAGCGATTGTGCAGCGTTGCCAAAAGGATGGCAAAGGGAAGAAGTTATAAGAAAGTCTGGACTTTCTGCTGGAAAAGTAGATGTTTATTATTacag CCCTACAGGTAAAAAGTTTCGCAGTAAACCTGAGCTAGTTCGTTATCTGGGTGATAGTGTGGACTTGTCGTGTTTCGACTTTCAGCAGGGTCAAATTAACACTATGCTGCTGTGCAAGGCCAAGAAAGCACGAGCGCAGTTTGACTACAG GGGAGTACGCTCAGACGCATCGCTCGTGCCTCCTATACGCCAAACGGCGTCCATATTCAAACAGCCAGTCACTGTGTACAAAACACAAGAGAGTAAAGTGAAAACTGATTTAAAACATGGCACACAAGAGAAACCCAAGCAACTTTTCTGGGAGAAACGTTTGGAG GGTCTAACAGCGTGTGACGCTAACGGAGTCATAGGCACCACATCTTTGCCTAAGTACATCAAATCGCTGGGACCATACATCTCAGATGCCACCACCATACAGTCATTGGCCACTGCTTTACATGTTTCGTCACAACCTATAACAG gTCAAAGTGGTTCAAAACAGACCATTATGGAGAGCCCCGGTGTTTTTTTAAACCCTGACCAACCGTTGATCGCGGCGGTCACTATAACGAAGGACGATTTGCGACGTCAAGAGGAGCGCGTCAAGCGGGCAAGGCTCAGACTGCAAGAGGCTCTAGCGGTTGCATAG